The Nitrospira sp. genome contains a region encoding:
- the aroF gene encoding 3-deoxy-7-phosphoheptulonate synthase, whose amino-acid sequence MIIVLKPEASESEVDHIIDRLRDLGLKSQISTGQERTIIGVIGDDRILHNQPLTALPGVESVLPILAPWKLVSREFKKEATIIDVGGVKIGAKKLAIMAGPCAVERLELTVGIAHEVKAAGAAILRGGAYKPRTSPYSFQGLGREGLDYLVEAKKQTGLPVVSEILDTRDIELFLEKADIIQIGARNMQNFELLKEVGAYDKPVLLKRGLSATIKEFLLSAEYIMSRGNQNVMLCERGIRTFETQYRNTLDLAAIPTLKELSHLPVIVDPSHATGKWDLVAPMSKAAVAAGADGLLIEVHSNPECALCDGEESIKPSKFKALMGDLRNIAKAVGREL is encoded by the coding sequence ATGATCATCGTGTTGAAGCCGGAAGCGTCGGAAAGTGAAGTAGACCATATTATAGACCGACTGAGGGATCTCGGCTTGAAATCGCAAATATCCACCGGTCAGGAGCGCACGATTATCGGCGTCATTGGAGACGACCGAATCCTGCACAATCAACCTCTGACGGCGCTTCCTGGCGTGGAAAGCGTCTTGCCGATCCTTGCGCCCTGGAAACTGGTCAGTCGTGAGTTTAAGAAGGAAGCGACTATCATCGACGTCGGTGGCGTAAAAATCGGTGCTAAAAAGTTGGCCATCATGGCCGGGCCCTGTGCGGTCGAACGGCTTGAACTCACGGTGGGGATCGCACACGAAGTGAAAGCTGCCGGAGCCGCGATTCTTCGTGGCGGAGCCTATAAGCCCAGAACGTCGCCTTATTCCTTTCAAGGTTTAGGTCGTGAGGGGCTGGACTACTTGGTCGAAGCAAAAAAGCAAACCGGGCTGCCGGTCGTCAGTGAGATCCTGGACACCAGAGACATCGAACTCTTTCTTGAGAAGGCGGACATTATTCAGATCGGCGCTCGGAACATGCAGAATTTCGAGCTCCTGAAGGAAGTCGGTGCGTATGATAAGCCGGTGCTCCTGAAACGGGGCCTGTCGGCGACCATCAAAGAATTTCTCCTGTCGGCTGAGTACATCATGTCGCGTGGAAACCAGAATGTCATGCTGTGCGAGCGGGGCATTCGCACATTCGAAACGCAATATCGCAATACGCTGGATCTTGCGGCCATTCCTACGTTGAAGGAGCTTTCGCATTTGCCGGTCATTGTCGACCCTAGCCATGCCACCGGGAAGTGGGACCTTGTTGCTCCGATGTCGAAAGCCGCCGTTGCAGCCGGTGCTGATGGCCTCCTCATCGAAGTCCATTCGAACCCCGAATGTGCCCTGTGTGACGGTGAAGAGTCCATTAAGCCTTCAAAGTTCAAAGCCCTGATGGGCGACCTTAGGAATATTGCAAAGGCCGTGGGGAGAGAACTGTAG
- a CDS encoding histidinol-phosphate transaminase: MALQVHPDILSLSPYVPGKPIDELQRELGLSRVIKLASNENALGPSPKALAALSGAQDMLHRYPDGSAYQLRRAIADRWKVSGEQVILGNGSDEILGLLARTFLTPGDEAVMADHTFVIYKMEVTAVHGKPVIVPLVNWTHDLESMVRAITPRTRLLFLCNPNNPTGTMVSAEAVDRFMARVPEDVIVVFDEAYFEYVRNPRFPDAMAFVKQGRNAIVLRTFSKIYGLAGLRIGYGIGTSEIVDFLNRVRPPFNANSLAQKAALAALGDDEHVARSRAVNAAGMEQMEHGLRTLGVAAIPSETNFLYFDAQRNGRLVFEALLREGIIVRHIDGTMLRVTIGQPDENAAFLQALKKVLDGGG, translated from the coding sequence ATGGCACTACAGGTTCATCCAGATATCCTCTCGCTCAGTCCGTACGTTCCCGGTAAACCGATCGATGAGCTACAACGGGAGCTTGGCCTCAGCCGCGTCATAAAGCTTGCCTCCAACGAGAATGCACTCGGGCCTTCACCAAAAGCATTGGCGGCGCTGAGCGGCGCGCAGGATATGCTGCATCGATATCCGGATGGAAGCGCGTATCAGCTCAGGCGGGCGATCGCAGATCGTTGGAAAGTGTCGGGAGAACAAGTCATCCTGGGAAACGGATCGGATGAGATCCTTGGGCTGTTAGCCAGGACGTTCTTGACGCCCGGTGACGAAGCGGTCATGGCCGATCACACATTCGTGATCTATAAAATGGAAGTCACGGCGGTCCATGGTAAGCCGGTGATCGTCCCTCTTGTCAATTGGACACATGACCTTGAGTCAATGGTACGGGCTATTACGCCCAGGACGCGATTGCTCTTTCTCTGCAATCCCAATAACCCCACCGGGACGATGGTATCGGCGGAAGCCGTCGATCGATTCATGGCCCGGGTGCCGGAAGATGTCATTGTCGTGTTCGACGAAGCGTACTTTGAGTATGTCCGCAATCCACGATTTCCCGATGCGATGGCCTTCGTGAAGCAGGGGCGGAACGCGATCGTCTTGAGGACATTCTCCAAAATATACGGGCTGGCTGGGTTACGGATTGGGTACGGGATCGGCACATCGGAGATCGTCGATTTTCTGAATAGAGTGCGGCCTCCGTTCAATGCCAACAGTCTTGCGCAAAAAGCCGCACTGGCTGCATTGGGAGATGACGAGCATGTGGCCAGGAGTCGGGCGGTCAACGCGGCTGGGATGGAACAGATGGAACACGGGTTGCGCACACTGGGAGTGGCCGCGATCCCGAGCGAGACGAATTTTCTCTATTTTGATGCACAGCGGAATGGGAGACTGGTGTTCGAAGCGTTGCTGCGAGAGGGGATCATTGTGCGGCATATCGACGGAACGATGCTTCGTGTCACCATCGGTCAGCCCGACGAAAATGCGGCCTTCCTTCAAGCACTCAAAAAAGTGTTGGATGGGGGAGGGTAA
- the ruvA gene encoding Holliday junction branch migration protein RuvA, translating into MIAFLTGRLAFKAPTHLTLDVHGVGYEVHIPLSTYYALPNLDEVTALNIHTHLREDAIQLFGFLSHGEKESFLLLTSVSGIGPKLALSVLSSLSVTDLVHAIQTEDVEKLATVPGIGKKSAGRIALELKDKAGKISGAHPRTTAAEAPLVDGPYEDALSALINLGYRAQDVREALNRVMKATTGSLALKELIREGLKELARG; encoded by the coding sequence ATGATCGCCTTTCTCACGGGGCGGTTGGCATTCAAGGCACCTACCCACCTCACGCTTGATGTGCACGGGGTTGGATATGAAGTTCATATCCCTCTCAGCACCTATTATGCCCTCCCGAATCTCGACGAAGTGACCGCGCTGAATATTCATACGCATCTCCGTGAAGATGCGATTCAGTTGTTCGGCTTTCTCTCACACGGTGAGAAGGAATCGTTTTTGCTGCTGACCAGCGTATCGGGCATCGGTCCAAAACTCGCCCTCAGTGTCCTGTCCAGCTTATCGGTTACGGATCTGGTTCACGCCATCCAGACCGAGGATGTCGAAAAGCTTGCCACTGTTCCGGGTATCGGGAAGAAATCGGCAGGCCGTATTGCGCTCGAACTAAAGGACAAGGCAGGCAAGATCAGTGGGGCACACCCCAGAACCACGGCAGCTGAAGCCCCCTTGGTGGATGGGCCTTATGAGGATGCGCTCTCCGCTCTGATAAACTTGGGATATCGTGCCCAGGATGTCAGAGAAGCCTTGAATCGCGTGATGAAGGCGACGACAGGTTCGCTCGCGCTGAAGGAGCTCATCCGCGAAGGTCTCAAGGAACTTGCAAGGGGGTAG
- the pheA gene encoding prephenate dehydratase, which translates to MPRDMSEYRKEIDRIDDEIIRMLNERSRSVIEIGKLKKEKDAEANLHTAGREAEIIERLTKLNTGPFPSDAIRSVYREIMSASLSLEAPQKVAYLGPRATFTHMACMQKFGSSVQYVPVHSIKEVFSEVERSRANFGVVPIENTTEGVVNHTLDMFIDSNLLIYGEILQEVSHHLLSNSGLIQDVKKIYSHPHALAQCRNWLETNLPHVPAVEVASTARAAELCIDEPTSAAIASELAGQLYGLKVIRARIEDNLNNFTRFLVLSQKPSERTGKDKTSLMLSVKDKVGALYDLLRPFASHGINMTKIESRPSQRKAWEYIFFVDVEGHINEERVNRAVEEVKGRCLFMKILGSYPIHS; encoded by the coding sequence ATGCCAAGAGACATGTCTGAATACCGTAAAGAAATCGATAGGATCGATGACGAAATCATTCGGATGCTCAACGAACGGTCGAGGAGCGTGATCGAAATCGGAAAGCTCAAGAAAGAAAAGGATGCCGAAGCCAACCTGCATACCGCCGGCCGAGAGGCTGAAATCATCGAGCGACTCACGAAGCTGAATACAGGTCCTTTTCCCAGTGACGCCATCCGATCCGTGTATCGCGAAATCATGTCGGCGTCCTTGTCCTTGGAGGCACCCCAGAAAGTAGCTTATCTGGGGCCGAGGGCGACGTTTACCCACATGGCCTGTATGCAGAAGTTCGGCTCCTCCGTCCAGTATGTGCCTGTTCACAGCATCAAAGAGGTGTTCAGCGAGGTCGAGCGCAGTCGAGCCAATTTCGGGGTGGTGCCGATCGAAAACACGACGGAAGGTGTGGTGAATCACACCCTCGACATGTTTATCGATTCCAACTTGCTGATCTATGGGGAAATTCTTCAGGAAGTCTCCCATCACCTCCTCTCGAATTCCGGGCTTATCCAGGACGTGAAGAAAATCTATTCTCATCCGCATGCCCTTGCGCAATGTCGGAACTGGCTCGAGACAAATCTTCCACATGTTCCAGCAGTCGAAGTGGCCAGCACCGCCCGAGCCGCTGAATTGTGCATCGATGAACCGACGTCGGCTGCCATTGCATCGGAATTGGCCGGCCAACTCTACGGGCTGAAGGTGATCAGAGCCCGCATCGAAGATAACCTCAATAATTTTACGCGTTTTCTGGTCCTGTCGCAGAAGCCTTCAGAGAGGACAGGGAAAGATAAGACGTCGCTGATGTTATCCGTTAAGGATAAAGTCGGCGCGCTCTATGACTTGCTCCGTCCCTTTGCCTCTCACGGGATCAACATGACCAAGATCGAATCTCGCCCATCACAACGGAAAGCGTGGGAGTACATTTTTTTCGTGGATGTCGAGGGCCATATCAATGAGGAGCGGGTCAATCGAGCAGTAGAAGAAGTCAAAGGACGTTGCCTCTTCATGAAGATTTTGGGCTCCTATCCAATCCATAGCTGA
- the aroA gene encoding 3-phosphoshikimate 1-carboxyvinyltransferase: MTSLTITPGRPLRGTTTVPGDKSLTHRAIILTALAEGTSTVSGYCQGEDCLNTMRAFQALGIPIRQTPTELAVHGKGFWGLSEPNAPIDCGNSGTGIRLLTGLLSGQDFFSVLTGDESIRRRPMGRVVKPLREMGAVIGGRKGGELAPLAITGSGLRGIEYTSAVASAQIKSSLLLAGLFAQGKTRYREPSLSRDHTERMFQFFGIPLTREEGGLVLQGRPSIGWRGVQITIPGDFSAAAFFIVGATIVQGSDIVIRNVGMNPTRTGLIEVMRKMGADIQVLGQREEAGEPVGDLRVRSAPLKGVTIGPDLIPKTIDEFPVLCVAAAVADGDTVISGAEELRVKESDRIATMSGELKAMGALIEERPDGMIIKGLGRSRENGRLKAASNAQSHGDHRVAMSLAIGGLTAEQHMSIADTGCVDTSFPNFEGSLAQLLAGSV, translated from the coding sequence ATGACATCATTGACGATCACACCTGGCCGGCCACTTAGGGGAACGACGACAGTTCCCGGTGATAAGTCGCTCACCCATCGGGCCATCATCCTCACCGCATTGGCGGAAGGAACGAGCACGGTCTCGGGCTATTGCCAGGGCGAAGATTGTTTGAACACGATGAGGGCGTTTCAGGCGCTCGGAATTCCTATCAGACAGACTCCGACCGAATTGGCGGTCCATGGGAAGGGGTTTTGGGGGTTATCCGAACCAAACGCTCCGATCGATTGTGGAAACTCAGGAACCGGTATTCGTCTGCTCACGGGCCTCCTGTCCGGGCAAGATTTTTTCTCAGTTCTCACCGGCGACGAATCGATTCGACGCCGTCCTATGGGACGAGTTGTCAAGCCATTGCGCGAAATGGGGGCGGTCATCGGAGGCCGTAAAGGTGGGGAATTGGCTCCACTGGCGATCACAGGGTCCGGTCTTCGCGGTATTGAATACACTTCAGCGGTGGCCAGCGCGCAAATCAAGTCGTCGCTGCTTCTTGCCGGCCTCTTCGCTCAAGGAAAGACGCGTTATAGAGAGCCGAGCTTGTCGCGAGATCATACTGAACGGATGTTTCAATTCTTTGGCATTCCGCTCACGAGAGAAGAAGGGGGTCTTGTCTTGCAGGGCCGGCCTTCGATCGGATGGCGAGGTGTTCAGATCACCATTCCGGGGGATTTCTCTGCCGCCGCGTTCTTCATCGTGGGCGCAACGATCGTCCAGGGATCGGACATCGTCATTCGCAATGTTGGCATGAATCCGACCAGGACCGGCCTGATCGAAGTCATGAGAAAAATGGGGGCCGATATTCAGGTTCTGGGTCAGCGAGAGGAGGCCGGCGAACCGGTGGGAGATCTTCGTGTGAGGTCCGCTCCACTGAAAGGCGTGACGATCGGTCCCGACCTCATTCCGAAAACAATCGATGAATTTCCCGTGCTGTGCGTGGCTGCGGCTGTGGCGGATGGGGACACGGTGATTTCCGGCGCGGAGGAGCTGCGGGTCAAAGAGAGTGATCGTATTGCAACCATGAGCGGCGAATTGAAGGCCATGGGGGCTCTCATCGAGGAACGCCCGGACGGCATGATCATCAAAGGGTTGGGCCGAAGTAGAGAGAATGGCCGACTGAAGGCGGCGAGCAATGCCCAGAGTCATGGAGACCATCGTGTGGCCATGTCTCTCGCCATTGGCGGGCTCACGGCGGAACAACACATGTCCATTGCCGACACGGGTTGTGTGGATACGTCCTTCCCCAATTTTGAGGGGTCGCTCGCGCAACT
- a CDS encoding prephenate dehydrogenase/arogenate dehydrogenase family protein, with protein MAVHFRQVAIIGVGLIGGSLGMILRRKALADHVVGVGRRVENLKTAVALGAIDRYVADPQEGVRGSDLVILATPVDTYERHLREWAHCLAPGAIVSDVGSVKGTLVERSESAMPMGVHFVGAHPIAGKEKTGVAAGSDQLFKGARCILTPTKRTDTTALERVKQLWEETGSILLSMDPHLHDQILGAVSHLPHVVAFALMNALAELRDQQLPSLDLAGHSGGGLRDTTRIAASSPEMWRDIFLWNRDNVVSYIDRYGRALDELKQLIEAGDAAGIEKVLERAKGEREKLNSSSSSKS; from the coding sequence ATGGCGGTTCATTTCAGGCAAGTCGCGATCATTGGGGTGGGGTTGATCGGCGGATCGCTCGGCATGATCCTTCGGCGAAAAGCGTTGGCTGATCATGTTGTCGGCGTGGGCCGGCGTGTAGAGAATCTCAAGACCGCCGTTGCACTCGGGGCTATCGATCGGTACGTGGCCGATCCGCAAGAAGGTGTGCGCGGGTCGGATCTGGTGATCTTGGCGACGCCTGTCGATACCTATGAGCGTCACCTCCGTGAATGGGCCCATTGTCTCGCGCCCGGCGCAATAGTCAGCGATGTCGGCAGTGTGAAGGGCACCTTGGTCGAACGGTCCGAATCGGCCATGCCGATGGGTGTGCATTTCGTGGGGGCCCATCCCATTGCCGGGAAAGAAAAGACGGGAGTTGCGGCGGGGTCGGATCAGTTGTTCAAGGGCGCACGCTGTATTCTCACACCGACGAAACGAACTGATACCACGGCGCTGGAGCGAGTGAAGCAATTGTGGGAAGAGACCGGCTCGATTCTCTTGTCGATGGATCCGCATCTGCACGATCAAATACTAGGGGCGGTCAGTCACTTGCCCCATGTGGTGGCGTTCGCGTTGATGAATGCCCTGGCCGAGCTTCGGGATCAGCAGCTGCCTTCTTTGGATCTGGCCGGCCATTCCGGCGGCGGATTGCGCGACACGACGAGGATTGCCGCGAGTTCGCCGGAAATGTGGCGCGACATTTTCCTGTGGAATCGAGATAATGTGGTGTCCTATATCGACAGGTATGGACGGGCCTTGGACGAATTGAAACAACTGATCGAGGCTGGAGATGCAGCCGGAATAGAAAAAGTGCTTGAGCGGGCCAAAGGCGAGCGTGAAAAGCTGAACAGTTCCTCTTCGAGCAAATCATGA
- the ruvB gene encoding Holliday junction branch migration DNA helicase RuvB: MTERLVTNCATDEERGLENVLRPQTLNEYVGQEKMKESLRICIEAAKQRREALDHAIFYGPPGLGKTTIAHIIAKEMGAALRSTSGLVLTHAGDLAAILTNLQEHDVLFIDEIHRLPASVEEALYPAMEDFQLDLVIGQGPATRTVKLDLPQFTLVGATTRAGSLTSPLRDRFGLVYRLEFYGPSELEAIVTRSAGVLGVGIDREGAAEISRRARGTPRIVNRLIKRIRDYAQIKASGHITEQVAKEGLAWVGIDEAGFDDMDRKILLTIIEKFNGGPVGVESLAAAVQEDKGTIEDVYEPYLIQAGFLDRTGRGRQVTRLAYDHFKRSSPLLM, translated from the coding sequence ATGACTGAACGACTCGTGACCAATTGCGCGACAGATGAAGAGCGAGGTCTGGAGAATGTGCTCCGTCCTCAAACGCTCAATGAATATGTCGGTCAGGAGAAAATGAAGGAGTCGCTGCGGATCTGTATCGAAGCGGCCAAGCAGCGGCGGGAGGCGCTCGACCATGCCATTTTCTACGGACCGCCAGGCCTCGGCAAAACGACCATCGCTCACATTATCGCCAAAGAAATGGGGGCGGCATTGCGGTCGACATCGGGGCTGGTTCTCACCCATGCCGGTGATCTGGCGGCGATTCTGACCAATCTCCAAGAACATGATGTGCTGTTTATCGATGAAATTCATCGTCTGCCCGCATCGGTGGAGGAAGCGCTGTATCCGGCCATGGAGGACTTTCAACTGGATCTGGTCATCGGCCAAGGACCTGCAACAAGGACGGTCAAGCTTGATCTCCCGCAATTCACACTCGTGGGGGCGACGACGCGGGCCGGGTCTTTAACCTCTCCCTTGCGGGACCGGTTCGGTTTGGTCTATCGGCTGGAATTCTATGGACCATCCGAGCTGGAGGCCATTGTGACCAGATCTGCCGGAGTGTTGGGCGTCGGAATCGACCGGGAGGGGGCCGCGGAGATATCGCGCCGGGCTCGTGGAACGCCGCGGATTGTGAACCGGCTGATTAAGCGCATCAGAGACTATGCCCAAATCAAAGCGAGCGGGCATATTACCGAGCAAGTCGCCAAAGAGGGGCTGGCCTGGGTGGGAATCGATGAAGCCGGATTCGACGATATGGACCGCAAGATCCTTCTAACGATCATCGAGAAGTTCAATGGCGGACCCGTGGGTGTTGAATCCCTGGCAGCAGCGGTTCAGGAAGATAAAGGCACGATCGAAGACGTATACGAGCCCTATCTGATCCAAGCCGGATTTTTGGACCGCACCGGACGTGGTCGACAGGTCACACGGTTGGCCTATGACCACTTTAAACGATCGTCTCCCTTGCTGATGTAA
- a CDS encoding YebC/PmpR family DNA-binding transcriptional regulator, whose translation MGGHSHWATIKRHKGAQDAKRGKIFTRIIRELTIAARSGGDPDGNPRLRLAIAKAKEANMPGDTMKKAVQRGTGELPGVSYEEFSLEGYGPGGTALLLEITSDNRNRTVAEIRSLLTKNHGNMAEAGAVAWQFHKKGLISIEKGKVDEDTLLSLALDAGAEDVKVGEKSYEVFTDSHDFEAVKKALADGKIETTLAEITYVPQNTIRLEEKPAEQMLKLMEVLDEHDDVQKVHANFDIPDEVMEKVAATAAG comes from the coding sequence ATGGGTGGACATAGTCACTGGGCAACAATCAAACGGCACAAAGGAGCCCAGGACGCGAAGCGCGGTAAGATCTTCACGCGAATCATCCGAGAACTCACCATTGCGGCTCGGTCCGGAGGGGATCCGGATGGCAATCCCCGCCTGCGTTTGGCTATCGCGAAGGCGAAGGAAGCCAACATGCCCGGCGACACGATGAAGAAAGCTGTCCAGCGAGGGACAGGGGAATTGCCGGGGGTGTCCTATGAGGAGTTTTCTTTAGAGGGGTATGGCCCTGGAGGGACGGCACTTCTTCTCGAAATCACGAGCGACAACCGGAATCGGACGGTGGCGGAGATTCGAAGCCTGCTGACGAAAAATCATGGCAATATGGCCGAGGCTGGTGCTGTCGCCTGGCAGTTTCACAAGAAGGGGCTTATCTCGATTGAGAAGGGGAAGGTCGATGAGGATACCCTTCTCTCATTGGCGCTCGATGCCGGGGCGGAAGATGTGAAGGTCGGTGAGAAGAGTTATGAGGTGTTCACTGATTCTCACGACTTTGAGGCTGTGAAGAAGGCGTTGGCGGATGGCAAGATCGAAACGACGCTTGCGGAAATCACGTACGTTCCCCAGAATACCATCAGGCTGGAAGAAAAACCTGCCGAACAAATGCTGAAATTGATGGAAGTGTTGGACGAACACGATGATGTTCAGAAAGTCCATGCCAACTTCGATATTCCGGATGAGGTCATGGAAAAAGTCGCCGCGACTGCGGCGGGGTAA